In a single window of the Candoia aspera isolate rCanAsp1 chromosome 14, rCanAsp1.hap2, whole genome shotgun sequence genome:
- the TNFRSF13B gene encoding tumor necrosis factor receptor superfamily member 13B: protein MQCSKEQYWDGLLGNCVSCKFACQPLKLKGCADVCSSLECSKQEGSYYDKLLRECIKCSSICGQHPTDCVPFCRKSLATSLPTPAALQPLQRKLDATHDQQMVVYMVLGFSLCILLFCLLLTWVYFRKKGEEMSCGASPAACHKKGDPPKDRLMEAGSLGSESRGSQTPEPVETCGFCFPEVSPAVQETRACPRTYQLGMLADAAAGTIPTSEDCHFQIICSPSQEKMQMS, encoded by the exons ATGCAGTGTTCGAAGGAACAGTACTGGGATGGGCTTCTGGGGAACTGTGTGTCCTGCAAGTTTGCTTGCCAGCCACTCAAACTCAAGGGATGCGCCGATGTCTGCA GCTCCTTAGAGTGCAGCAAGCAAGAGGGCTCTTACTACGACAAGCTCCTGAGAGAATGCATCAAATGCTCCAGCATCTGTGGACAACACCCCACAGACTGCGTGCCATTCTGCAGAA AGAGCCTTGCAACCTCTTTACCAACACCAGCTGCTCTCCAGCCTCTTCAGCGCAAGCTGGACGCCACACACGACCAACAGATGGTAGTCTACATGGTCCTGGGATTCTCGCTCTGCATTCTGCTCTTTTGCCTGCTCTTGACTTGGGTTTACTTTCGAAAAAAGGGGGAGGAGATGTCCTGTGGAGCCAGCCCAGCGGCTTGCCATAAAAAGGGAGATCCACCAAAAG ATCGTCTCATGGAAGCGGGAAGTCTCGGAAGCGAGTCCAGGGGCAGCCAAACTCCAGAGCCCGTGGAAACGTGCGGCTTCTGCTTTCCCGAAGTGAGCCCGGCCGTCCAGGAAACCCGAGCGTGCCCTAGGACGTATCAGCTGGGGATGCTGGCTGATGCTGCTGCAGGAACTATTCCTACCTCTGAAGACTGCCATTTCCAAATTATATGTTCTCCctcccaagaaaagatgcagatGAGCTAA